In a single window of the Nicotiana tomentosiformis chromosome 8, ASM39032v3, whole genome shotgun sequence genome:
- the LOC104088269 gene encoding AT-rich interactive domain-containing protein 2 isoform X1 yields the protein MEAWSSLNDESQVYKGNQSGSGINLTVEVNGIDGCSKNRLKSLFDQVLSVFLSEVTEKKCVRPLPVMTGSGKPLDLFKLYWIVRKIGGYDRVSSKNLWGFIAEHCGLDVGAVAFVKLVYVKYLAEFDHWLRQLCKEGNLEKREGGVVRRLDLLSKELETRFRRLLLRRCQKKKDANLLPSKNGQVDFEMLTTESVNKTNDYTTRRSYNAENRNGNLYNGDERSVSKIDDDYVFLASAEGIVEKVLYKAPEKSNNEYDDDEKFFARDGKNKVTSNGEVIQRAASAMSVIENVFGSRKRKRESSCFSGMLNWINHAAKHSNDPEIGEVPESSKWKGHTSNEFWFQVLLVKEALLKRRHTDTNAEESNPQQKKQRMHPFMYEERLNNQPAEKLRCSKRIPVSPKHVPCPCCNSCSTSQNKASTHQKEEEQDTGPDLTSIEVSVTEKTDDLGDQQTHPEVSVGPLHQAEVPEWSGVISESDSKWLGTRMWPPEVETTKSLVELDPIGEGRRSSCGCRFPQSVECIRFHIAEKRFKLKLELGPLFNRWRFDRMGEEVSLSWTAEEEERFKDMVRSSSTSNNKWKNSKKLLPSKTRNMLVSYYFNVFLIRRRSYQNRVTPKELDSDDDEIELGSVGDSFGNIAVHVPSSRSLTCVENKVCTDLE from the exons ATGGAAGCATGGTCAAGTTTAAATGATGAGTCTCAGGTATATAAAGGAAATCAGAGTGGTTCTGGTATTAATCTTACCGTAGAAGTAAATGGCATTGATGGCTGTAGTAAGAATAGGTTAAAGAGCTTGTTTGATCAAGTTCTTTCTGTTTTTCTAAGTGAGGTAACTGAGAAAAAATGTGTAAGGCCTCTTCCAGTTATGACCGGTAGTGGGAAGCCTCTGGATTTGTTTAAACTTTACTGGATTGTGAGGAAAATAGGGGGATATGACCGCGTTTCGAGCAAGAATTTGTGGGGCTTTATTGCAGAGCATTGTGGGTTGGATGTTGGGGCTGTTGCATTTGTGAAGTTGGTTTATGTTAAGTATTTGGCTGAATTTGATCATTGGCTAAGGCAGTTATGTAAAGAAGGAAACTTGGAGAAACGAGAGGGTGGGGTTGTTCGCCGACTTGATTTGTTGTCAAAGGAGTTGGAGACAAGGTTTAGGAGGTTGTTGCTCCGTAGGTGTCAGAAAAAGAAAGATGCTAATTTGCTTCCTTCGAAAAATGGTCAGGTTGATTTTGAAATGCTTACTACTGAAAGTGTTAATAAAACCAATGATTACACAACACGAAGAAGTTACAATGCTGAAAACAGGAACGGTAACCTTTACAATGGCGATGAAAGATCCGTTTCTAAGATTGACGACGACTACGTCTTTTTGGCATCTGCCGAGGGGATTGTCGAGAAGGTCCTTTATAAAGCACCTGAAAAATCAAATAATGAATATGATGACGATGAAAAATTCTTTGCCCGCGATGGTAAAAATAAAGTGACATCTAACGGAGAGGTGATTCAGAGAGCTGCGTCGGCCATGAGTGTTATTGAGAATGTATTTGGTTCTCGCAAGAGAAAAAGAGAATCTTCATGTTTCTCAGGAATGTTGAATTGGATTAATCATGCGGCAAAACATTCTAATGATCCTGAAATTGGAGAAGTTCCTGAATCTTCCAAGTGGAAAGGTCATACAAGCAACGAGTTCTGGTTCCAGGTCTTGTTGGTTAAGGAAGCACTGCTGAAGAGAAGGCATACTGATACAAATGCAGAGGAATCTAATCCTCAG CAGAAAAAGCAGAGAATGCATCCGTTCATGTATGAAGAGAGACTCAACAATCAACCTGCAGAAAAACTAAGATGCAGCAAAAGGATCCCCGTTTCACCAAAACATGTTCCTTGTCCGTGTTGTAACTCATGTTCGACCTCTCAAAACAAAGCTTCAACTCATCAGAAGGAAGAAGAACAAGATACTGGGCCAGATCTTACAAGTATTGAGGTATCAGTAACAGAAAAAACTGATGACTTAGGGGATCAGCAAACACACCCTGAAGTTTCTGTGGGTCCTCTCCACCAAGCTGAAGTCCCTGAATGGTCGGGGGTGATTTCTGAGAGTGATTCCAAGTGGTTAGGCACGCGAATGTGGCCTCCCGAAGTGGAAACAACAAAATCTTTGGTTGAGTTAGATCCTATCGGGGAGGGAAGACGAAGTTCATGTGGTTGTCGATTTCCACAATCTGTTGAATGCATCAGGTTCCATATTGCGGAGAAGAGGTTTAAATTGAAGCTCGAGCTCGGTCCTTTGTTCAACCGATGGAGGTTTGATCGCATGGGAGAAGAAGTTTCACTTTCTTGGACAGCTGAAGAGGAAGAGAGATTCAAAGATATGGTAAGGTCAAGTTCTACGTCGAATAACAAATGGAAGAATTCTAAGAAACTACTTCCATCCAAGACTAGGAATATGTTGGTTAGCTATTACTTCAATGTATTCCTTATCAGACGTCGGAGCTATCAAAACCGAGTTACTCCAAAAGAACTCGATAGCGATGATGATGAGATTGAGCTTGGGTCTGTCGGCGACAGTTTTGGTAATATTGCAGTTCATGTACCAAGCTCCAGGTCACTAACATGCGTCGAGAATAAGGTATGCACTGATCTGGAGTAA
- the LOC138898209 gene encoding uncharacterized protein, which produces MKRLWEELNTLNAYAQCNCQFTCGAKANMHKAEQDRRLIQFLMGLNEVYIVVRGSILMMNPLPSIAQAFSILIQEEKQREVRPNNKLVMESTSLSANGPDNAKFRTNYN; this is translated from the coding sequence ATGAAACGACTTTGGGAAGAATTGAACACCTTGAATGCATATGCACAGTGCAATTGTCAATTCACTTGTGGTGCAAAGGCAAATATGCATAAAGCCGAGCAGGATCGAAGACTAATTCAGTTTCTAATGGGCCTGAATGAAGTTTATATAGTTGTGAGAGGCAGTATATTGATGATGAATCCATTGCCCAGCATAGCTCAAGCTTTCTCTATCCTTATCCAGGAAGAAAAACAGAGAGAAGTCAGACCAAACAACAAATTGGTCATGGAGTCCACCTCATTGAGTGCAAATGGACCCGACAATGCCAAGTTTAGGACCAATTACAATTAG
- the LOC104088268 gene encoding large ribosomal subunit protein uL2my, C-terminal part, producing MALFRARIAASSSLLSNAIHRSFSTSPFEALASKMKPSKELESMMNQFSLDISSQIGSCMPLGMMRIGTLIHNIEIRPGQGGKLVRSAGTSAKILTEPSASTKYCEVKLPSGVKKLIDVKCRATIGQVSNPEHGTKKLRKAGHARWLGRRPTVRGVAMNPVDHPHGGGEGRSKSSGSHGRVSLTPWGKPTKSGYKTGPLKRKK from the exons ATGGCTCTCTTCAGAGCTCGAATTGCTGCTTCTTCTTCTCTTCTCAGCAATGCCATCCACCGCTCTTTCTCTACCA GTCCATTTGAAGCATTGGCATCCAAAATGAAACCGTCAAAGGAGCTGGAATCAATGATGAACCAATTCAGTCTAGACATCAGTTCCCAAATCGGAAGTTGCATGCCATTAGGCATGATGCGAATTGGAACCCTAATTCACAATATCGAGATCCGACCCGGACAAGGCGGAAAACTAGTTCGTTCAGCTGGTACGTCGGCGAAAATCCTAACCGAACCCAGCGCTTCAACTAAGTACTGCGAAGTGAAGTTACCGTCCGGTGTGAAGAAATTGATTGACGTTAAATGTAGGGCTACGATAGGGCAAGTATCGAACCCGGAACACGGGACGAAGAAGTTAAGGAAGGCGGGACATGCCAGGTGGCTAGGACGGAGACCGACAGTTCGAGGTGTGGCGATGAACCCGGTGGATCATCCACATGGGGGTGGTGAAGGGAGGAGTAAGAGTAGTGGAAGTCATGGCAGGGTTTCGTTGACTCCTTGGGGTAAACCTACTAAATCTGGGTATAAAACTGGGCCTCTTAAGAGAAAAAAGTAG
- the LOC104088269 gene encoding AT-rich interactive domain-containing protein 2 isoform X2, with protein MEAWSSLNDESQVYKGNQSGSGINLTVEVNGIDGCSKNRLKSLFDQVLSVFLSEVTEKKCVRPLPVMTGSGKPLDLFKLYWIVRKIGGYDRVSSKNLWGFIAEHCGLDVGAVAFVKLVYVKYLAEFDHWLRQLCKEGNLEKREGGVVRRLDLLSKELETRFRRLLLRRCQKKKDANLLPSKNGQVDFEMLTTESVNKTNDYTTRRSYNAENRNGNLYNGDERSVSKIDDDYVFLASAEGIVEKVLYKAPEKSNNEYDDDEKFFARDGKNKVTSNGEVIQRAASAMSVIENVFGSRKRKRESSCFSGMLNWINHAAKHSNDPEIGEVPESSKWKGHTSNEFWFQVLLVKEALLKRRHTDTNAEESNPQKKQRMHPFMYEERLNNQPAEKLRCSKRIPVSPKHVPCPCCNSCSTSQNKASTHQKEEEQDTGPDLTSIEVSVTEKTDDLGDQQTHPEVSVGPLHQAEVPEWSGVISESDSKWLGTRMWPPEVETTKSLVELDPIGEGRRSSCGCRFPQSVECIRFHIAEKRFKLKLELGPLFNRWRFDRMGEEVSLSWTAEEEERFKDMVRSSSTSNNKWKNSKKLLPSKTRNMLVSYYFNVFLIRRRSYQNRVTPKELDSDDDEIELGSVGDSFGNIAVHVPSSRSLTCVENKVCTDLE; from the exons ATGGAAGCATGGTCAAGTTTAAATGATGAGTCTCAGGTATATAAAGGAAATCAGAGTGGTTCTGGTATTAATCTTACCGTAGAAGTAAATGGCATTGATGGCTGTAGTAAGAATAGGTTAAAGAGCTTGTTTGATCAAGTTCTTTCTGTTTTTCTAAGTGAGGTAACTGAGAAAAAATGTGTAAGGCCTCTTCCAGTTATGACCGGTAGTGGGAAGCCTCTGGATTTGTTTAAACTTTACTGGATTGTGAGGAAAATAGGGGGATATGACCGCGTTTCGAGCAAGAATTTGTGGGGCTTTATTGCAGAGCATTGTGGGTTGGATGTTGGGGCTGTTGCATTTGTGAAGTTGGTTTATGTTAAGTATTTGGCTGAATTTGATCATTGGCTAAGGCAGTTATGTAAAGAAGGAAACTTGGAGAAACGAGAGGGTGGGGTTGTTCGCCGACTTGATTTGTTGTCAAAGGAGTTGGAGACAAGGTTTAGGAGGTTGTTGCTCCGTAGGTGTCAGAAAAAGAAAGATGCTAATTTGCTTCCTTCGAAAAATGGTCAGGTTGATTTTGAAATGCTTACTACTGAAAGTGTTAATAAAACCAATGATTACACAACACGAAGAAGTTACAATGCTGAAAACAGGAACGGTAACCTTTACAATGGCGATGAAAGATCCGTTTCTAAGATTGACGACGACTACGTCTTTTTGGCATCTGCCGAGGGGATTGTCGAGAAGGTCCTTTATAAAGCACCTGAAAAATCAAATAATGAATATGATGACGATGAAAAATTCTTTGCCCGCGATGGTAAAAATAAAGTGACATCTAACGGAGAGGTGATTCAGAGAGCTGCGTCGGCCATGAGTGTTATTGAGAATGTATTTGGTTCTCGCAAGAGAAAAAGAGAATCTTCATGTTTCTCAGGAATGTTGAATTGGATTAATCATGCGGCAAAACATTCTAATGATCCTGAAATTGGAGAAGTTCCTGAATCTTCCAAGTGGAAAGGTCATACAAGCAACGAGTTCTGGTTCCAGGTCTTGTTGGTTAAGGAAGCACTGCTGAAGAGAAGGCATACTGATACAAATGCAGAGGAATCTAATCCTCAG AAAAAGCAGAGAATGCATCCGTTCATGTATGAAGAGAGACTCAACAATCAACCTGCAGAAAAACTAAGATGCAGCAAAAGGATCCCCGTTTCACCAAAACATGTTCCTTGTCCGTGTTGTAACTCATGTTCGACCTCTCAAAACAAAGCTTCAACTCATCAGAAGGAAGAAGAACAAGATACTGGGCCAGATCTTACAAGTATTGAGGTATCAGTAACAGAAAAAACTGATGACTTAGGGGATCAGCAAACACACCCTGAAGTTTCTGTGGGTCCTCTCCACCAAGCTGAAGTCCCTGAATGGTCGGGGGTGATTTCTGAGAGTGATTCCAAGTGGTTAGGCACGCGAATGTGGCCTCCCGAAGTGGAAACAACAAAATCTTTGGTTGAGTTAGATCCTATCGGGGAGGGAAGACGAAGTTCATGTGGTTGTCGATTTCCACAATCTGTTGAATGCATCAGGTTCCATATTGCGGAGAAGAGGTTTAAATTGAAGCTCGAGCTCGGTCCTTTGTTCAACCGATGGAGGTTTGATCGCATGGGAGAAGAAGTTTCACTTTCTTGGACAGCTGAAGAGGAAGAGAGATTCAAAGATATGGTAAGGTCAAGTTCTACGTCGAATAACAAATGGAAGAATTCTAAGAAACTACTTCCATCCAAGACTAGGAATATGTTGGTTAGCTATTACTTCAATGTATTCCTTATCAGACGTCGGAGCTATCAAAACCGAGTTACTCCAAAAGAACTCGATAGCGATGATGATGAGATTGAGCTTGGGTCTGTCGGCGACAGTTTTGGTAATATTGCAGTTCATGTACCAAGCTCCAGGTCACTAACATGCGTCGAGAATAAGGTATGCACTGATCTGGAGTAA